The following are encoded together in the Emcibacter sp. SYSU 3D8 genome:
- a CDS encoding glutathione S-transferase produces the protein MITVHHLNNSKSQRIVWLLEELGLDYRLEFYRREPTLAAPPEMRDVHPLGKAPIVEIDGQVMAESGAIIEYIVQRYGNGQLMPAPDTADYARYLEVLHYAEGSANPILLISMMFPMFGIDNPVATGFLTNAVKLHLDYIEGMLENRDYFAGDRFTAADLHITFNLQMAQASNLIGDRPRMLAFLDRVTGRPAYLRAIEKGGPFDLTANRR, from the coding sequence ATGATTACCGTTCATCACCTGAACAATTCCAAATCCCAGCGCATCGTCTGGCTGCTGGAGGAACTTGGACTGGACTACAGGCTCGAATTCTACAGGCGGGAACCAACGCTCGCCGCACCGCCCGAAATGCGTGACGTCCATCCCCTCGGCAAGGCGCCGATCGTCGAGATCGACGGCCAGGTGATGGCGGAATCGGGCGCGATCATCGAATATATCGTGCAGCGTTACGGCAATGGCCAGCTCATGCCGGCCCCAGACACGGCCGACTATGCCCGTTATCTCGAGGTGCTGCACTACGCCGAAGGCTCGGCCAACCCGATCCTGCTGATCAGCATGATGTTTCCCATGTTCGGGATCGACAATCCGGTGGCGACCGGGTTTCTCACCAATGCCGTCAAGCTGCACCTCGATTACATTGAGGGCATGCTTGAGAACCGGGATTATTTTGCCGGCGACCGGTTCACCGCCGCCGACCTCCACATCACGTTCAACCTGCAGATGGCCCAGGCGTCGAACCTGATCGGCGACAGGCCGCGAATGCTGGCATTCCTCGACCGGGTGACCGGCCGCCCGGCCTATTTGCGTGCCATCGAGAAAGGCGGCCCGTTCGACCTGACCGCCAACCGGCGCTGA
- a CDS encoding ATP-binding protein, which translates to MRPKVCVSWSSGKDSAFALWEARRDGVLDVASVLTTVNVAHGRVAMHGVRDALLDRQVAALGLPCLKVSIPSPCPNHIYEARMREATARLIRDGITQMVFGDLFLEDIRAYREDRLREAGMTGIYPLWGRDTLALANEMIDSGLVAYLTCVDPRRLDRSFAGRRFDAALLADLPDSVDPCGENGEFHTVVTGGPMFSAPIPVSIGEVVERDGFVFADVIPA; encoded by the coding sequence GTGCGGCCCAAGGTCTGTGTCTCCTGGAGTTCGGGCAAGGACAGCGCCTTCGCGCTGTGGGAGGCGCGCCGTGACGGTGTGCTCGACGTGGCATCGGTGCTGACCACCGTCAACGTTGCGCACGGCCGCGTCGCCATGCACGGTGTGCGCGACGCCCTGCTCGACCGGCAGGTGGCCGCGCTTGGCTTGCCCTGCCTGAAAGTGAGTATTCCCAGCCCCTGTCCGAACCATATCTATGAAGCGCGCATGCGCGAGGCGACTGCGCGGCTCATCCGGGACGGCATTACCCAAATGGTGTTCGGCGACCTGTTCCTCGAGGATATCCGAGCCTACCGCGAGGACCGGTTGCGCGAGGCCGGCATGACCGGCATCTATCCCCTGTGGGGCCGCGACACCCTCGCACTGGCGAACGAGATGATCGACAGCGGCCTGGTCGCCTATCTGACCTGTGTCGATCCACGCCGCCTCGACCGTTCATTCGCCGGAAGGCGGTTCGATGCCGCCCTGCTCGCCGATCTGCCGGACAGCGTCGATCCCTGCGGCGAGAACGGCGAGTTTCACACCGTCGTGACCGGCGGCCCCATGTTCTCGGCGCCCATTCCGGTCAGCATTGGCGAGGTGGTCGAGCGCGACGGCTTTGTCTTCGCCGACGTGATCCCGGCCTAG
- a CDS encoding SDR family oxidoreductase — translation MDLELTGRKVIISAATRGVGRAIAERFLAEGAIVSICGRTARSGDASTTEPEVIRNDLPGDGVEEAVAAMSGLGTVYGDVVDCGYFDQVTAWVEKAARQMGGLDIVVSNASALGGIPRSRKGWDISYNVDMMSAVAMWDAAYPYLKQSDQAAWVQVSTISAVEHHAFAGSSQSYGAMKAALINYTAQLAHEFLGEGIRCNCVSPGPIYIKGGSWDWLDQNMPDYVEANIAKQASRRFGRAEEVGDVVAFLASPRASWVVGENVVIDGGYTKHVKF, via the coding sequence GTGGATCTGGAACTGACGGGACGGAAGGTCATCATCAGCGCAGCAACGCGCGGCGTCGGCCGGGCGATCGCCGAGCGCTTTCTGGCGGAAGGCGCCATTGTTTCCATCTGTGGCCGCACGGCCCGTTCCGGCGACGCGAGCACCACCGAACCGGAAGTTATCCGCAACGATCTTCCCGGCGACGGCGTCGAAGAAGCGGTTGCGGCCATGAGCGGGCTGGGTACGGTCTATGGCGATGTGGTCGATTGCGGCTATTTCGATCAGGTGACGGCGTGGGTGGAAAAGGCGGCGCGCCAGATGGGCGGTCTCGATATCGTGGTGTCGAATGCCAGCGCGCTGGGCGGCATTCCCCGGTCGAGGAAGGGCTGGGATATCAGCTACAACGTCGACATGATGTCGGCCGTGGCCATGTGGGACGCAGCCTATCCCTATCTGAAACAGTCGGACCAGGCAGCGTGGGTGCAGGTGTCGACGATCAGCGCGGTGGAGCATCACGCCTTCGCCGGCAGCTCGCAGAGTTACGGCGCCATGAAGGCGGCGCTGATCAATTATACCGCGCAGCTGGCGCACGAGTTCCTCGGGGAGGGCATTCGCTGTAACTGCGTGTCGCCAGGCCCGATCTACATCAAGGGCGGCTCGTGGGACTGGCTGGACCAGAACATGCCGGATTATGTGGAAGCCAATATTGCCAAGCAGGCGTCGCGCCGCTTCGGCCGCGCCGAGGAAGTGGGCGATGTGGTGGCGTTCCTGGCCAGCCCACGCGCCTCATGGGTGGTTGGCGAGAACGTGGTGATCGACGGCGGATACACCAAGCACGTCAAGTTCTGA
- a CDS encoding aromatic ring-hydroxylating dioxygenase subunit alpha codes for MNKPSLILAPGEARCPGDSVQDVLDADGDNPPPAYRKQAYQYLGSADLPFERYTSRPFFDLEMERMWPRTWQWACREEHIPEVGDYYVYDVGPYSLIVTRTAPDTIKAYYNACLHRGTKLKPSGTTGSSQAISCPYHGWTWSLNGELTRLLCEWDFPHVNKEEFDLPEARVGVWGGFVFVNMDENAVPLDAYLAPLTEDAKRAGFEDRYVSLHVEKELPCNWKVAQEAFLEAYHLLATHPQLLPASGDINTQYDILSDHVDRLFNLVGSPSPLLEREVSQQEILDTMVLGDREQLGGALRVPDGGRARAIMAQYFRDLIGEHCGRDLSAFSVTEVIDTVGYFAFPNAHFFLALSFPIVYRFRPLGTDHTRTLFDLLLLSPVPKDGPRPEPYEPFRVKVEESYGIVPGMDPSMAVIYDQDTGNMGWQQEGFGAAKKKRATLGNYQEVRIRHMHQTLDKYLAG; via the coding sequence TTGAACAAGCCGTCTTTAATCCTTGCGCCGGGCGAGGCGCGTTGTCCGGGCGACAGCGTTCAGGATGTACTCGACGCCGACGGCGACAATCCACCGCCCGCATACCGCAAGCAGGCCTATCAATATCTGGGCAGCGCGGACTTGCCCTTCGAGCGCTACACGTCGAGGCCATTCTTCGACCTGGAGATGGAACGCATGTGGCCGCGCACGTGGCAGTGGGCCTGCCGCGAGGAACATATTCCGGAGGTTGGCGACTATTACGTTTACGATGTGGGCCCCTACTCGCTGATCGTGACGCGCACGGCGCCGGACACGATCAAGGCCTACTACAACGCCTGCCTTCATCGCGGCACCAAGCTGAAGCCGTCAGGCACAACGGGAAGCTCGCAGGCCATCTCATGTCCGTATCACGGTTGGACGTGGAGCCTGAACGGCGAGCTGACCCGGCTGCTGTGCGAGTGGGATTTTCCGCATGTGAACAAGGAAGAGTTCGATCTGCCGGAAGCCAGGGTCGGTGTCTGGGGCGGTTTCGTCTTCGTCAATATGGACGAGAACGCCGTGCCGCTGGACGCGTATCTGGCGCCGCTGACCGAGGATGCGAAGCGGGCGGGATTCGAGGACCGCTATGTCTCGCTCCATGTGGAAAAGGAGCTGCCCTGCAACTGGAAAGTGGCGCAGGAAGCTTTCCTCGAGGCGTACCATCTGCTGGCGACCCATCCGCAGCTGTTGCCGGCGTCGGGCGACATCAATACCCAGTACGACATCCTCAGCGACCACGTCGACCGCCTCTTCAACCTTGTGGGGTCGCCAAGCCCGCTGCTGGAGCGCGAGGTGTCGCAGCAGGAAATCCTGGACACCATGGTGCTGGGTGACCGCGAACAGCTGGGCGGTGCGCTGCGCGTGCCGGATGGCGGCCGGGCACGGGCGATCATGGCACAATATTTCCGCGACCTGATCGGCGAGCATTGCGGCCGCGACCTGTCGGCATTCAGCGTCACCGAGGTGATCGATACGGTCGGCTATTTCGCGTTTCCGAACGCGCACTTCTTCCTCGCGCTCTCGTTCCCCATCGTCTACCGGTTTCGGCCGCTGGGCACCGACCACACCAGGACGCTGTTCGACCTGCTGCTGCTGTCACCGGTGCCGAAGGACGGGCCGCGGCCCGAGCCTTACGAACCCTTCCGGGTGAAGGTCGAGGAATCCTATGGGATCGTGCCGGGAATGGATCCGAGCATGGCGGTGATCTACGACCAGGATACCGGCAACATGGGATGGCAGCAGGAAGGCTTCGGCGCGGCGAAGAAGAAGCGCGCAACATTGGGGAATTACCAGGAAGTCCGGATCAGGCACATGCACCAGACCCTGGACAAGTATCTGGCAGGCTGA